From a region of the Dickeya poaceiphila genome:
- the queF gene encoding NADPH-dependent 7-cyano-7-deazaguanine reductase QueF (Catalyzes the NADPH-dependent reduction of 7-cyano-7-deazaguanine (preQ0) to 7-aminomethyl-7-deazaguanine (preQ1) in queuosine biosynthesis), producing the protein MHITEHDSITHLGVRSSYPDKYDPTLLEALPRARGRDLIGLTGSALPFDGYDLWTAFELSWLNRKGKPLVGIAEFIIPASSENLIESKSFKLYLNSFNQTRFQDIGEVHATLIKDLSAAANGDVKVTLYPGLTGYPSQIDTLPGINIDELDIEVNDYGFNPDYLQHAVRDNAPHVSETLCSNLLKSNCLVTYQPDWGSVVIKYEGRQIDQEALLRYLISFRQHNEFHEQCVERIFNDLKRYCQPEKLTVFARYTRRGGLDINPFRSDFETEAATGRLVRQ; encoded by the coding sequence ATGCATATTACAGAACACGATAGCATTACCCATCTGGGGGTGCGCTCCAGCTACCCGGACAAATACGACCCGACACTGCTGGAAGCGCTGCCGCGCGCTCGTGGCCGTGACCTTATCGGCTTGACCGGGTCAGCCCTGCCGTTTGACGGCTACGATTTGTGGACCGCCTTCGAACTGTCGTGGCTCAACCGTAAGGGAAAACCGCTGGTGGGCATCGCCGAATTCATCATCCCGGCCAGTTCGGAAAACCTGATCGAGTCCAAATCATTCAAGCTGTATCTTAACAGCTTCAACCAGACCCGTTTTCAGGATATCGGCGAAGTACACGCCACGTTAATCAAGGATCTGTCCGCCGCCGCCAACGGCGACGTCAAGGTGACGCTGTACCCAGGGCTGACCGGCTATCCGTCACAGATCGACACCCTGCCCGGCATCAACATTGACGAGCTGGATATCGAAGTGAACGATTACGGCTTCAATCCCGATTATTTGCAGCACGCGGTGCGTGATAATGCGCCGCACGTTAGCGAAACGCTGTGCTCCAACCTGCTGAAATCCAACTGTCTGGTTACCTACCAGCCGGACTGGGGCAGCGTGGTCATCAAATACGAAGGCCGGCAAATCGACCAGGAAGCGTTGCTGCGTTACCTGATCTCATTCCGCCAGCACAATGAATTCCACGAACAGTGCGTTGAGCGCATCTTCAATGACCTCAAACGTTACTGCCAGCCGGAAAAATTGACCGTGTTCGCCCGTTATACGCGTCGCGGCGGTCTGGACATTAACCCGTTCCGCAGCGACTTCGAAACTGAAGCCGCTACCGGTCGTCTGGTTCGTCAGTAA
- a CDS encoding LysR family transcriptional regulator, producing MRSIDDLLFFSRIAALGSLTAVARERGLSLPAVSKRLTQLEQRLGVQLIRRTTRRLDLTPEGQLYADGALPILHEIEELESQVRRNQLTLRGRLTVNASFGFGRRHIAPLISEFARLHPELEVQLQLTSQPLNMLDAGVDIDIRFGAPPDSRLVAHRLMANPRVLCASPVYLARCGTPKTVADLADHNCLVLRQYESDYGLWRFYRDGHEFTHRAFGNLSANDGEVIMRYALDGHGIILRSLWDVRPWLASGELVALLPDYIMPEADIYAVYQQRRHVPARISAFIAWLKQYLPQGEGLRLPDDGEAQGITDEPDDR from the coding sequence ATGCGTTCAATCGATGATTTGTTGTTCTTCAGCCGCATCGCCGCGCTCGGTAGCCTGACGGCGGTGGCGCGTGAACGTGGTCTGTCGCTGCCGGCTGTCAGTAAACGTTTGACGCAACTGGAGCAACGGCTGGGGGTGCAACTGATCAGGCGTACTACCCGACGGCTGGATTTGACGCCGGAAGGGCAGTTATACGCTGACGGTGCGCTGCCGATTTTGCATGAAATAGAGGAACTGGAAAGTCAGGTGCGCCGTAACCAACTGACGCTGCGCGGACGGTTGACCGTGAATGCGTCGTTCGGTTTCGGGCGCCGGCATATCGCGCCGCTGATTTCCGAATTTGCCCGCCTGCACCCGGAACTGGAAGTGCAGTTGCAGCTCACCAGTCAGCCACTCAATATGCTGGATGCCGGTGTCGATATTGATATTCGCTTCGGTGCACCGCCAGACTCCCGATTGGTCGCACATCGGTTAATGGCAAACCCGCGAGTACTGTGTGCCTCACCCGTGTATCTGGCGCGTTGTGGTACACCAAAGACAGTGGCTGACCTTGCCGACCACAATTGTCTGGTGTTGCGTCAGTATGAGAGCGATTACGGCTTATGGCGTTTTTATCGTGATGGCCACGAGTTTACCCATCGCGCTTTCGGCAATCTTTCCGCCAACGATGGCGAGGTGATCATGCGCTACGCGCTGGACGGGCACGGCATTATTTTGCGTTCGTTGTGGGATGTGCGCCCCTGGCTGGCCAGCGGTGAACTGGTGGCGCTGTTGCCGGATTACATCATGCCGGAAGCGGATATTTACGCGGTTTATCAGCAGCGTCGGCATGTACCGGCGCGTATTTCGGCGTTTATCGCCTGGTTGAAACAGTATTTACCGCAAGGTGAGGGGCTGCGCCTCCCCGACGATGGAGAGGCGCAGGGCATTACTGACGAACCAGACGACCGGTAG
- a CDS encoding tartrate dehydrogenase — MSQPHYRIAVIPGDGIGKEVIPEGVRVLSRTAELFNLKLEWEWFDFASADYYLQHGKMMPDNWFALLKGFDAIYFGAVGWPEVVPDHVSLWQSLLLFRREFDQYVNLRPCRLMPGVKAPLAGRQPGDIDFYIVRENTEGEYSSVGGKMFAGTEREVVIQETVMTRVGVDRILKFAYELAMRRPKKHLTSATKSNGIAITMPYWDSRVAEMGTHYPEVKVDKYHIDILTANFVLHPDWFDVVVASNLFGDILSDLGPACTGTIGIAPSANINPDRTFPSLFEPVHGSAPDIAGKGIANPIGQIWCGAMMLEHLGHCDAGAAVLSAIERVLEQGPENAPLTRDLGGSGSTAALGKAIAQAVRC, encoded by the coding sequence ATGTCTCAACCACATTACCGTATCGCTGTTATTCCCGGCGATGGCATCGGCAAGGAAGTGATTCCGGAAGGAGTACGGGTACTGAGCCGTACTGCCGAGCTGTTTAATCTCAAGCTGGAGTGGGAATGGTTTGATTTCGCCAGCGCCGATTACTACCTCCAGCACGGCAAAATGATGCCGGATAACTGGTTTGCGCTGCTCAAAGGCTTCGATGCCATCTACTTCGGTGCAGTGGGCTGGCCGGAAGTGGTGCCGGATCATGTGTCGCTGTGGCAGTCGTTGCTGTTATTTCGCCGTGAATTCGACCAGTACGTCAATTTGCGCCCCTGCCGCCTGATGCCGGGTGTGAAAGCACCGCTGGCTGGCCGCCAACCCGGCGATATCGACTTTTACATCGTGCGTGAAAATACCGAAGGCGAGTATTCCAGCGTCGGCGGTAAGATGTTCGCCGGCACCGAACGCGAAGTGGTGATTCAGGAAACGGTGATGACCCGTGTCGGCGTTGATCGCATCCTCAAATTCGCCTATGAACTGGCAATGCGACGCCCGAAAAAACACCTGACCTCAGCCACAAAATCCAACGGCATCGCCATCACCATGCCGTACTGGGACAGCCGCGTCGCCGAAATGGGTACCCACTATCCGGAAGTGAAGGTGGACAAATACCACATTGATATTCTTACCGCCAACTTCGTGCTGCACCCGGACTGGTTCGACGTGGTGGTCGCCAGCAACCTGTTCGGCGATATTTTGTCCGACCTTGGCCCAGCTTGTACCGGCACCATCGGCATTGCGCCGTCGGCCAACATCAATCCGGACCGCACGTTCCCCAGCCTGTTTGAGCCGGTACACGGCTCAGCGCCAGATATCGCCGGCAAAGGCATCGCCAACCCCATCGGTCAAATCTGGTGCGGGGCGATGATGCTGGAACACCTGGGTCATTGCGACGCCGGCGCAGCGGTACTCAGTGCAATTGAACGTGTGCTGGAACAAGGGCCGGAAAATGCACCGTTAACACGAGACCTTGGCGGCAGCGGCAGCACGGCGGCGCTGGGTAAGGCGATTGCACAGGCTGTGCGCTGCTAA
- the azuC gene encoding stress response protein AzuC — translation MSYDFFCDLNHKNIALTFNKTYNLLPESSQILSSTKVINMRNLLKKLLVAYINAYKDIPLGGMH, via the coding sequence ATGTCATATGATTTTTTTTGTGATTTGAATCACAAAAACATTGCGCTGACATTCAACAAAACGTACAATCTTTTACCAGAAAGTTCACAAATTCTCTCGTCAACCAAGGTGATCAACATGCGTAATTTACTGAAAAAACTTCTGGTCGCTTATATCAATGCCTATAAAGACATCCCGCTGGGTGGTATGCATTAA
- a CDS encoding multidrug efflux MFS transporter, whose translation METWKLNLFSAWLGCFFTGMAMSQILPFLPLYIEHLGVSDHTALNLWSGLVFSSAFLVSAIVAPIWGSLADRKGRKLMLLRAALGMSLIMGLQGMATNVWQLFMLRALMGLTSGYIPNAMALIASQVPRNRSGWALGTLSTGQVAGVLIGPLLGGFMADTIGLRMVFFVTSAMLFICFLITLFAIRENAITVSKKTQLSGRAVFASLPYPLLIISLCFTTMMIQMANGSISPILTLFIRDLTPGTDNIAFISGVIAAVPGVSALLSAPRLGRLGDRIGSQRVLIVALFLCALLFFLMSAVQSSVQLGLLRFALGFADGALMPAVQALLVKYSSQQVTGRIFGYNQSCMYLGNVVGPLLGSTVSATLGYRWVFMVTAMLVVINGIQLMVSFARLPKKA comes from the coding sequence ATGGAAACCTGGAAACTCAACCTTTTCTCCGCCTGGCTGGGATGCTTTTTTACCGGCATGGCCATGAGTCAGATATTGCCGTTCCTGCCGCTCTATATCGAACATCTCGGCGTCAGCGATCACACCGCCCTTAATTTATGGTCAGGACTGGTGTTCAGTTCGGCATTTTTGGTTTCAGCCATTGTTGCGCCGATATGGGGCAGCCTGGCTGATCGCAAAGGCCGCAAGCTGATGCTGCTGCGCGCTGCGCTCGGCATGTCGCTGATCATGGGGCTACAAGGCATGGCGACCAATGTCTGGCAACTGTTCATGCTGCGTGCACTGATGGGGCTGACCTCCGGTTACATTCCTAACGCCATGGCGCTGATTGCCTCGCAGGTGCCGCGCAATCGCAGCGGCTGGGCGCTAGGTACGCTATCCACCGGGCAGGTGGCAGGCGTGCTGATTGGTCCATTACTCGGTGGTTTCATGGCCGATACCATCGGCCTGCGCATGGTGTTTTTCGTTACCTCCGCCATGCTGTTTATCTGCTTTCTGATCACGCTGTTCGCCATCCGCGAAAACGCGATTACCGTCAGTAAAAAAACACAGCTCAGTGGCCGGGCGGTATTCGCCTCGCTGCCTTATCCGCTACTGATTATCAGCCTGTGCTTCACCACGATGATGATTCAGATGGCGAACGGTTCCATCAGCCCAATCCTGACGCTGTTTATCCGTGACCTCACTCCCGGCACGGATAACATCGCCTTTATCAGCGGCGTTATCGCCGCCGTGCCGGGGGTGTCTGCGCTGTTATCAGCCCCTCGTCTTGGCCGCTTAGGGGACCGCATTGGCTCTCAACGGGTGTTGATCGTGGCGCTGTTTTTGTGCGCACTGCTGTTTTTCCTGATGTCGGCGGTGCAAAGCTCGGTCCAGCTCGGTCTGTTGCGCTTCGCGCTGGGGTTCGCCGATGGCGCGCTGATGCCTGCCGTACAGGCGCTGCTGGTGAAATACAGCAGCCAGCAGGTCACCGGGCGCATTTTCGGTTATAACCAATCCTGTATGTATCTTGGCAACGTGGTAGGGCCGCTGCTCGGCTCTACCGTTTCCGCCACGCTGGGTTACCGCTGGGTGTTTATGGTGACTGCAATGCTGGTCGTGATTAACGGCATCCAGTTGATGGTAAGTTTCGCTCGTCTGCCGAAAAAAGCCTGA
- a CDS encoding ABC transporter substrate-binding protein, which yields MFGKNMFGKNTSGNTTGSHSKHSFSRLLLAAGLACSMASQAADLIIAGRDDVYGKALDSTLARFQQQHPGKQIELLKLPYANLYEKLVISLRENASSYDLMLMDDSWSPEFAGNGWLQPLPESLQSSDFIPAVLNVSRVPENSGPAYSLPVVGNVAMFAYRQDLFDKHQLKAPTSWDAVLSDAKTLQQQEPGVSGVVFRGMKGNPIVSGFMPMLWAYGGNVVTNGKASLDSAQALQALNTLKALKAFAPTGVEVYNAADVRQAMEQGKAAMAIEVWPAWASTLDDADKSKVVGKMTLQPAPGQNAGPSPMLGIWQMAIAKNSQHSELAQQFLSYLTSAENQKALALELGLPPTRRSVYQDAQVVQKYRWYPAQLAALEAGKARPRIRNWQEVESILGDYLQLALMDQMPAQVALQQANQKIAQVLK from the coding sequence ATGTTTGGCAAGAATATGTTTGGCAAAAATACATCTGGCAACACCACTGGTTCACACAGCAAACACTCCTTTTCCCGCCTGCTGCTCGCCGCCGGTCTGGCCTGCAGCATGGCATCGCAGGCTGCCGACCTGATCATCGCCGGACGCGATGACGTTTACGGCAAAGCACTCGACAGCACGCTGGCCCGTTTCCAGCAACAGCACCCTGGCAAGCAGATCGAACTGCTGAAACTGCCCTACGCCAACCTGTATGAAAAACTGGTGATTTCCCTGCGGGAAAACGCCTCATCCTACGACCTGATGTTGATGGACGACAGCTGGAGTCCGGAATTCGCCGGTAACGGCTGGCTGCAACCCTTGCCAGAAAGCCTGCAAAGCAGCGACTTCATTCCTGCGGTACTGAATGTCTCGCGCGTGCCGGAAAACAGCGGCCCGGCGTACAGCCTGCCGGTAGTCGGTAACGTGGCGATGTTCGCTTATCGCCAGGACCTGTTCGATAAACACCAGCTCAAAGCGCCCACCAGCTGGGATGCCGTATTAAGCGATGCCAAAACCCTGCAACAGCAGGAGCCAGGCGTCTCCGGCGTGGTGTTCCGCGGCATGAAGGGCAACCCGATTGTGTCCGGCTTTATGCCGATGCTGTGGGCCTACGGCGGCAATGTGGTCACCAATGGCAAAGCCTCGCTGGACTCTGCGCAAGCACTACAGGCACTCAATACCCTCAAGGCGCTGAAAGCCTTCGCGCCGACCGGGGTTGAGGTGTACAACGCCGCCGATGTGCGTCAGGCGATGGAGCAAGGTAAAGCGGCGATGGCGATCGAAGTATGGCCAGCCTGGGCTTCGACGCTGGACGACGCAGATAAATCCAAAGTGGTCGGCAAAATGACGCTGCAACCAGCACCGGGGCAGAACGCCGGTCCGTCGCCGATGCTGGGTATCTGGCAGATGGCTATCGCCAAAAACAGCCAGCATAGCGAACTGGCACAGCAGTTTCTGAGCTACCTCACCAGCGCGGAAAACCAGAAAGCGCTGGCGCTGGAACTGGGACTGCCGCCAACCCGTCGCAGCGTCTATCAGGATGCGCAAGTGGTGCAGAAGTACCGTTGGTATCCGGCACAACTGGCGGCGCTGGAAGCGGGCAAGGCGCGTCCGCGCATTCGCAACTGGCAGGAAGTGGAAAGCATCCTCGGCGACTACCTGCAACTGGCGTTGATGGATCAGATGCCGGCACAAGTGGCGTTACAGCAGGCCAATCAGAAGATTGCGCAGGTACTGAAGTAA
- a CDS encoding carbohydrate ABC transporter permease — translation MHFDSRWQRWLLLMPAAVLLLLLTLYPIGQMLLYSFSKVDYAAASRSWVGLENYRQLFADWFFTTSLKNTLLFSFGSSLLQVLLGLALALLLYRHFPGRQWVLSLLIYPMMISTLVCSAIWRVWFHYDFGLLNNCLTTLGLMPQPWLSSPHLALWSLMLVDIWQWTPMACLIILAGLQGIPKDVLEAAESDGANGWKRLWYVTLPLIRQPLMLALLLRSIDTFKLFDKVYALTGGGPGYATETLSLYIYQQGFKFFNLGLASAGAVIMLLFAAAMSLIYAWQLLRGGKTA, via the coding sequence ATGCATTTTGATTCCCGCTGGCAACGCTGGCTGCTGCTGATGCCCGCCGCCGTGCTGTTGCTGCTACTGACGCTCTATCCTATCGGCCAGATGTTGCTTTACTCCTTCAGCAAGGTGGATTACGCCGCTGCCAGCCGCAGTTGGGTGGGGCTGGAAAATTACCGCCAGCTGTTCGCCGACTGGTTCTTCACCACCAGCCTGAAAAATACCCTGCTGTTCTCGTTCGGCAGTTCGTTGCTTCAGGTGCTGCTGGGGCTGGCACTGGCGTTGTTGCTGTACCGCCATTTTCCCGGTCGCCAGTGGGTGCTGAGCCTGCTGATTTACCCGATGATGATCTCCACGCTGGTGTGCTCGGCTATCTGGCGCGTGTGGTTTCATTACGATTTTGGTCTGCTGAACAATTGCCTGACCACACTGGGGCTAATGCCGCAGCCGTGGCTGTCCAGCCCACATCTGGCGTTGTGGTCGCTGATGCTGGTGGATATCTGGCAGTGGACGCCGATGGCTTGCCTGATAATCCTCGCCGGGTTGCAGGGCATCCCCAAAGACGTGCTGGAAGCGGCCGAGAGCGACGGCGCCAATGGCTGGAAACGGCTGTGGTACGTCACGCTGCCCTTGATCCGCCAGCCGCTGATGCTGGCGTTGCTGCTGCGCTCCATCGACACCTTCAAGCTGTTCGACAAAGTGTACGCCCTGACCGGCGGCGGCCCCGGTTATGCGACCGAAACCCTGTCGCTGTACATCTATCAGCAAGGCTTCAAGTTTTTTAATCTGGGACTCGCCAGCGCGGGGGCGGTCATCATGTTGCTGTTCGCCGCCGCCATGAGCCTTATCTACGCCTGGCAGTTACTGCGTGGAGGGAAAACGGCATGA
- a CDS encoding carbohydrate ABC transporter permease — MRLPYWLTALRALALAIALLFFILPILWMVAAAFKSTAEFTSLSSPFWPQQWTLTHLKSLLENGVVARLFNTLWVAAGATALSLLTGFMAAYTLARHRFPARLDSLFLLLVLLIKMMPPMVVAIPLYSLLKSLHLLNNLAGLMLAYQVYTLPFCIWMLLSFIRDVPLSLEEAAAMDGAGLWRRLRYIVLPVCAPGLVATAIFTLIMAWNEFLFALLYLQTPQQFTLPLFIANFMTENQIYWGELMGIGLLSSLPVLLVAGFVQRYLLRGFAVSQK; from the coding sequence ATGAGGCTCCCTTACTGGCTGACGGCACTACGTGCCCTGGCGCTGGCTATCGCGTTACTGTTTTTCATCTTACCGATCCTGTGGATGGTAGCGGCGGCGTTTAAGTCTACCGCCGAATTCACCAGCCTTAGCAGCCCGTTCTGGCCGCAACAGTGGACGCTCACGCACCTCAAGAGCCTGCTGGAAAACGGCGTCGTCGCACGGCTGTTTAATACCCTGTGGGTAGCGGCGGGTGCCACGGCGCTATCGCTGCTGACCGGGTTTATGGCCGCCTATACGCTGGCGCGCCACCGATTTCCGGCGCGGCTCGACAGCCTGTTCCTGCTGCTGGTGCTGTTGATCAAAATGATGCCGCCGATGGTGGTGGCCATTCCGCTGTATTCGTTGCTCAAATCGCTGCATCTGCTCAACAATCTGGCCGGGCTGATGCTGGCTTATCAGGTCTATACCCTGCCGTTTTGTATCTGGATGCTGCTCAGTTTTATCCGCGACGTGCCGCTGTCGCTGGAAGAAGCGGCGGCGATGGACGGTGCCGGGCTGTGGCGGCGGCTGCGTTACATCGTGCTGCCGGTGTGCGCCCCCGGTCTGGTCGCTACAGCGATCTTCACCCTGATCATGGCGTGGAACGAATTTCTGTTCGCCTTGCTGTACCTGCAAACCCCTCAGCAGTTCACGCTGCCGCTGTTTATCGCCAACTTCATGACCGAAAACCAGATCTACTGGGGAGAACTGATGGGCATCGGGTTGCTGTCTTCGCTGCCGGTGCTGCTGGTGGCGGGTTTTGTTCAACGTTATTTGCTGCGCGGCTTTGCCGTCAGCCAGAAATAG
- a CDS encoding ABC transporter ATP-binding protein encodes MSELRLHQVAKHYGRQPVLHGIDLHIRQGELVVFVGPSGCGKSTLLRTIAGLEEQDSGQILLGGDDISRQPPGQREMAMVFQSYALYPHMTVAENMGFALKMAGERRHVIDEKVAQVAEMLQLTPLLNRKPGALSGGQRQRVAIGRAIVRKPRLFLFDEPLSNLDAKLRTHTRVQLKALHQQLAATMIYVTHDQVEAMTLADRIVVLHEGRIAQVGTPEELYHQPANTFVAGFIGTPEMNFFQLSPRITLSPWLQRLVRDERAATLGIRPDAFEIADGVPTFQVDLVENLGAQYHLHGHLIHSPGITLVVESRTTARIGQELALQVMPERCHWFDAEGKRLPTTGQQENAYGA; translated from the coding sequence ATGAGTGAATTACGATTACATCAGGTCGCCAAGCACTATGGTCGTCAGCCGGTACTGCACGGCATTGACCTGCATATCCGCCAGGGGGAATTGGTGGTGTTCGTCGGCCCATCCGGTTGCGGTAAATCAACGCTACTGCGGACCATCGCCGGGCTGGAAGAACAAGACAGCGGCCAGATTCTGCTGGGCGGCGACGATATCTCGCGCCAGCCGCCGGGACAGCGGGAAATGGCGATGGTGTTTCAGTCTTATGCGCTTTATCCGCACATGACGGTAGCGGAAAACATGGGTTTCGCGCTGAAAATGGCGGGCGAACGGCGTCACGTGATTGACGAGAAAGTAGCGCAGGTGGCGGAAATGCTGCAACTCACACCGTTGCTGAACCGCAAACCCGGCGCGCTTTCCGGCGGCCAGCGCCAGCGAGTGGCGATTGGCCGCGCCATCGTGCGTAAACCACGCCTGTTTCTGTTTGATGAACCGCTGTCTAATCTGGACGCCAAACTCCGCACCCATACCCGTGTGCAGTTAAAAGCACTGCATCAGCAACTGGCCGCCACCATGATTTACGTCACCCACGATCAGGTGGAAGCAATGACGCTGGCCGACCGCATCGTGGTGTTGCATGAAGGCCGTATCGCACAGGTGGGAACGCCGGAAGAGCTGTATCACCAGCCTGCCAACACCTTCGTCGCCGGGTTTATCGGCACGCCGGAAATGAACTTTTTTCAGTTGTCGCCGAGGATTACCCTGTCGCCGTGGCTGCAACGGCTGGTGCGTGATGAACGTGCCGCGACTCTCGGTATTCGCCCGGATGCCTTTGAGATTGCCGACGGCGTCCCAACCTTTCAGGTTGATCTGGTGGAAAACCTGGGCGCGCAGTATCACCTGCATGGTCACCTTATCCACTCCCCCGGTATCACGCTGGTGGTAGAAAGCCGCACTACGGCGCGTATCGGCCAGGAATTAGCGTTGCAGGTAATGCCGGAACGCTGTCACTGGTTTGATGCAGAGGGTAAACGTTTACCAACTACCGGGCAGCAGGAGAACGCCTATGGAGCTTGA
- a CDS encoding MBL fold metallo-hydrolase, with translation MELDILGSGEAYDSQRVNAAIRVSERGFQLLVDCGPTVPQALWQRQSAPDDLNAIYLTHAHPDHALGLTTWLNWCESCGRTAPLTIIAPRQQLPQLQHLADFAFWPTAKPLFTLHWQDSESLSELGPWRCQTAPTRHSVPNRSLWLSSAQGSLFYSGDGQLTPAGAALLAQADLALVECFSPQSADNPYHGNWPQVQTLMRKPGAPLGLYHVQQSQKAALRQIIAGSSGVFLPEQGDRAQCRDGYWQLIKGPWHE, from the coding sequence ATGGAGCTTGATATTCTCGGCAGCGGTGAGGCCTACGACAGCCAACGGGTCAACGCCGCAATACGGGTCAGCGAGCGCGGGTTCCAGTTGCTGGTGGATTGCGGTCCGACCGTGCCGCAAGCACTGTGGCAACGCCAGAGCGCACCGGACGACCTCAACGCCATCTACCTGACCCACGCGCACCCCGACCACGCACTCGGCCTGACGACCTGGCTTAACTGGTGCGAATCCTGCGGACGCACCGCACCGCTGACGATTATCGCACCGCGTCAGCAACTGCCGCAGTTGCAGCATCTGGCGGATTTCGCCTTCTGGCCCACAGCCAAACCACTGTTTACCCTGCACTGGCAAGACAGCGAGAGCCTGAGCGAACTAGGCCCGTGGCGTTGTCAGACCGCACCGACCCGTCACTCAGTGCCCAACCGTTCACTGTGGCTCAGCAGCGCACAGGGTTCGCTGTTCTACAGCGGCGACGGTCAATTGACGCCTGCGGGCGCCGCCCTGCTGGCGCAGGCGGATCTGGCGCTGGTGGAGTGTTTTTCACCGCAGTCAGCGGACAACCCTTACCACGGTAACTGGCCGCAGGTACAAACACTGATGCGTAAACCGGGCGCGCCGTTGGGCCTGTACCACGTACAACAGTCGCAAAAAGCGGCACTGCGACAAATTATCGCTGGCTCGTCCGGCGTATTTCTGCCGGAACAGGGCGACCGGGCACAGTGCCGCGATGGCTACTGGCAGCTAATCAAGGGACCATGGCATGAATAA
- a CDS encoding LacI family DNA-binding transcriptional regulator: MNKTRITSIDVARYAGVSPSAVSRTYSAPNKVSQATRSKVLAAADALGYRPNALARALVNSRRQGSGIVAVVMGEFDNPFQPWLFHLLTQALQQHGLVPMLVSVTEHDDIRARLQQALSWQVEAAIISAGSLSRETTERCLELSLPMVLMGREDQRETVTAVLSDNRLAGELAADHLMSQGLTRLAYIAGRRDGQASLERLAGFRQRLLSRGLPEPIVADNPDYAYHSGYRAMCWLRQQHPAVEGVFCACDALAFGALDALRLNDGPVCNVPVCKVVGCDDTPQAAWEGYRLTTVRQPVEQLVEHVIRHLQRGLSGEAQHGDTVRIKPTLIVR; the protein is encoded by the coding sequence ATGAATAAGACGCGCATCACCTCGATTGACGTCGCCCGCTACGCCGGCGTTTCACCCTCAGCGGTGTCACGCACCTATTCCGCGCCAAACAAGGTCAGCCAGGCAACCCGTTCGAAAGTGCTGGCGGCGGCGGATGCGCTGGGCTATCGCCCGAATGCACTAGCACGGGCGCTGGTCAATTCCAGGCGGCAAGGCTCCGGTATCGTGGCGGTGGTGATGGGCGAGTTCGACAACCCGTTCCAGCCCTGGTTGTTCCATCTGCTGACGCAGGCTCTGCAACAACACGGTCTGGTGCCGATGCTGGTCAGCGTCACCGAACACGATGACATTCGTGCCCGGCTACAACAGGCGCTGTCGTGGCAGGTGGAAGCGGCGATCATTTCCGCCGGTAGTCTGTCACGGGAGACCACCGAGCGCTGTCTGGAGCTGTCGCTGCCGATGGTGTTGATGGGCCGCGAGGATCAGCGTGAAACCGTCACGGCGGTGCTGTCCGACAACCGGCTGGCGGGCGAACTGGCAGCCGACCACCTGATGTCACAGGGGCTGACCCGGCTGGCGTATATCGCGGGTCGTCGGGACGGACAGGCATCACTGGAACGGCTGGCTGGTTTTCGCCAGCGTCTGCTCAGCCGTGGTCTGCCGGAACCGATTGTGGCCGATAATCCGGATTATGCTTACCACAGCGGCTACCGCGCCATGTGCTGGTTACGGCAACAGCACCCGGCGGTGGAAGGCGTGTTTTGCGCCTGTGATGCATTGGCCTTTGGCGCACTGGATGCGCTCAGGTTAAACGACGGCCCCGTCTGTAACGTGCCAGTCTGTAAAGTGGTAGGTTGCGACGATACGCCACAGGCCGCCTGGGAAGGTTACCGCTTAACCACGGTGCGTCAGCCGGTGGAACAGTTGGTAGAGCACGTGATCCGCCATCTGCAACGGGGGCTGAGCGGCGAAGCACAACACGGCGACACCGTTCGCATTAAGCCAACGCTTATCGTCCGTTAG